One genomic window of Entelurus aequoreus isolate RoL-2023_Sb linkage group LG07, RoL_Eaeq_v1.1, whole genome shotgun sequence includes the following:
- the LOC133653730 gene encoding semaphorin-3F-like yields MTVTMTTSGAQLLLLAFCVYKGWGLQQSAPRVRLSFKELMDTRAARPFSFSFNTSDYRILLMDQDQGRLYLGSREYLVALDMHNVNKEPLIIHWPASAKRKGECQMTGKGKQGECANFVRLIEPWNRTHLYTCGTGAYQPICTFINRGWRAEDYLFRLVSGYVDSGKGKCSYDPKQENVGVLIDGNLYAGVHIDFMSTDAALFRTMGGRSVIRTEQYDSRWLNEPVFVQIQQIPDSAERNDDKLYFFFREKTLDSSGGASPNVLARVGRVCLNDEGGQKSLVSRWTTFLKARLICSVIGEDGVETRFDELRDVFIQPTQDERNPLVFALFTTAGSVFKGSAVCVYSMADIRNVFNGPFAHKHGHNYQWTVYNGKIPYPRPGTCPGGTFTPGIRSSKNFSDEAVNFIRAHPLMFHPVYPIHRRPLVVRTGVDYRYTAIVVDQVDAVDGRYQVLFLGTDRGTVQKVIVLPKDQTRMEELTLEEVEVFRSRAPVKTMKISSKRQQLYVSSDAGLTQVSLHRCGVYGRACSDCCLARDPYCAWDGESCSAFTPSTKRRSRRQDVKHGDPLRQCRGFNAKVEKRLRETVQFGVKGSSTFLECQPRSPQATVKWLFQRDGKRKVLSREGDVLKTNHGILLKSLNESDAGVYHCLATENNFKHTVARVALRVLDRDIVLALSARDDEEEDHKTRNAQPYPQSSLSSTPFPPEIRLINQYCQSYREQFSPQQPQRKRTSRRHTEGQEQGPG; encoded by the exons AACTGATGGACACTCGGGCGGCACGACCCTTCAGTTTTTCCTTTAACACAAGTGACTACAGAATCCTCCTGATGGATCAAGACCAAGGCCGCCTATACCTGGGCAGCAGGGAGTACCTGGTGGCTTTGGATATGCACAATGTCAACAAAGAGCCCCTAATA attCATTGGCCAGCATCTGCAAAGCGAAAGGGAGAATGCCAAATGACTGGAAAGGGAAAACAG GGTGAATGTGCCAACTTTGTGCGGTTGATTGAGCCGTGGAACCGCACCCACCTCTACACTTGTGGAACGGGAGCTTACCAACCCATCTGTACATTCATCAACAGAGGCTGGAGGGCAGAG GACTACCTGTTTCGATTGGTCTCTGGGTATGTGGACTCTGGGAAGGGAAAATGTTCCTATGATCCCAAACAGGAGAATGTTGGAGTTCTTATTG ATGGTAACCTGTATGCGGGTGTCCATATTGACTTCATGAGCACGGATGCGGCTCTGTTTAGGACAATGGGCGGGAGAAGCGTCATCAGGACGGAGCAGTATGATTCCAGGTGGCTGAACG AGCCAGTGTTTGTTCAGATCCAGCAGATCCCTGACAGCGCAGAGAGGAACGATGACAAGCTCTACTTCTTCTTCCGCGAGAAAACTTTAGACTCCAGCGGCGGTGCAAGCCCTAATGTCTTAGCCAGGGTAGGGAGAGTGTGTCTG AATGATGAAGGAGGCCAGAAATCTCTGGTGAGCCGCTGGACGACGTTCCTTAAAGCTCGTCTTATCTGCTCGGTGATAGGAGAAGATGGAGTGGAGACACGATTTGATGAACTGC GTGATGTATTTATTCAGCCGACACAGGATGAACGAAACCCGTTGGTGTTTGCTCTCTTCACTACAGCAGG GTCTGTGTTCAAGGGCTCAGCCGTCTGTGTCTACTCAATGGCTGACATCCGCAACGTTTTCAACGGGCCCTTTGCCCACAAACACGGCCATAATTACCAATGGACAGTGTACAACGGCAAGATTCCGTATCCTCGGCCAGGAACA TGTCCAGGAGGAACCTTCACCCCTGGTATCCGCTCCTCCAAGAACTTCTCGGATGAGGCTGTCAATTTCATCCGGGCCCACCCCCTCATGTTCCACCCGGTGTACCCCATCCACCGCCGCCCCCTGGTGGTGAGAACTGGCGTGGACTACCGCTACACTGCAATCGTAGTGGATCAGGTGGACGCAGTGGATGGACGCTACCAGGTGCTCTTCTTGGGCACAG ATCGAGGCACCGTCCAGAAAGTCATAGTTTTACCCAAAGACCAAACCAGGATGGAGGAGCTGACACTAGAGGAAGTTGAGGTTTTCCGG AGCAGAGCTCCTGTCAAAACTATGAAGATCTCTTCTAAAAGA CAACAGCTGTATGTGTCATCAGATGCAGGGTTGACTCAGGTGTCGCTGCACCGCTGTGGCGTGTACGGTAGAGCCTGTTCTGACTGTTGTTTGGCCCGAGACCCATACTGTGCCTGGGATGGGGAAAGCTGCTCTGCCTTCACTCCATCTACCAAGAG GAGGAGCAGAAGACAGGACGTGAAGCACGGCGATCCTCTAAGGCAGTGCCGAGGCTTTAACGCCAAAG TGGAGAAACGTTTGAGGGAAACAGTGCAGTTTGGGGTGAAAGGCAGTAGCACCTTTTTAGAGTGTCAGCCTCGCTCTCCTCAGGCCACAGTCAAGTGGCTTTTCCAGCGGGATGGGAAAAGGAAAGTG CTCAGCCGTGAAGGAGATGTTTTAAAGACCAACCACGGTATCCTCCTGAAGTCCCTCAACGAATCGGACGCAGGTGTGTACCACTGCCTCGCCACAGAGAACAACTTCAAACACACGGTGGCCCGCGTGGCTCTGCGCGTCCTCGATCGAGACATCGTTTTGGCTCTCAGCGCTCGGGACGACGAAGAGGAGGATCATAAAACTCGCAACGCGCAACCTTACCCTCAGTCATCGCTTAGCTCCACACCGTTCCCACCTGAGATCAGACTGATTAACCAGTACTGCCAGTCTTATCGGGAGCAATTCAGTCCCCAACAACCACAGCGCAAGCGTACCAGCCGGCGGCACACGGAAGGCCAGGAACAAGGTCCCGGTTAG
- the LOC133653732 gene encoding actin nucleation-promoting factor WAS-like isoform X1, with the protein MCTMSRGSKSKTEKVRSSLLSLQESEALEGLLGRRCATMATAVAQLFMALPHNPSAWSLQHTGVVCFIKDNPLRSYFIRMYDLKAGRQVWEQELYNQIVYSSPQSYFHTFAADDCQVGLNFTLQQEAEAFKNAVVEKIHQRNNRKAAPSGPGSSHKATVDVQSPDIQSPRSLLLQSVSSQRSNKAKKDKKNKKKVPKLSKADIGAPSGFKHVSHVGFDLNNVDPDLWNLLSQAGIGEAEMRDEQTSQLVYNIIESSGGMEAVKREAKKGAAGPPPPPHGRQPPVPGSGGSAPMPPPPRGRPGPLPPLPGQSQRAPRAAVPPLPPSNRGCPPPLPPVHSSPSRVPSLPSSKPSAVPPPPPHQRPAGFPPPAAPATPSRGGPAPAPPPPPPPPAQLCVDSHTPRPPFDAPPPPAAPSSGKADSRGALLDQIRGGKKLRNVTECQDVAPPTPAESGEGIVGALMMVMQKRSKVIHSSDESEDEGGDDEEDDDEWDD; encoded by the exons acaATGGCGACTGCAGTGGCCCAGTTGTTCATGGCACTGCCTCACAATCCGTCTGCATGGAGTTTGCAGCACACAGGAGTTGTGTGCTTCATTAAGGACAACCCCCTGCGCTCCTACTTCATTCGCATGTACGACCTGAAG GCTGGCAGGCAGGTGTGGGAGCAGGAACTCTACAACCAAATTGTGTACTCGTCTCCGCAGTCGTACTTTCACACCTTTGCCGCAGAT GACTGTCAAGTTGGACTGAATTTCACGCTCCAGCAGGAAGCAGAAGCCTTTAAAAATGCTGTGGTGGAGAAAATCCACCAAAGAAACAACCGGAAAG CAGCACCCAGTGGTCCTGGTTCCTCTCACAAGGCCACTGTGGACGTCCAAAGTCCTGACATCCAGTCTCCACGTTCCCTCCTACTTCAATCAGTTTCCTCACAGCGGAGCAACAAAGCGAAGAAGGAtaagaaaaacaagaaaaaggttCCTAAGTTGTCCAAAGCAGACATTGGAGCTCCCAGTGGATTTAA GCATGTTAGTCACGTTGGGTTTGACCTCAACAATGTTGACCCCGACTTGTGGAACCTTCTCTCGCAAGCCGGCATCGGGGAAGCTGAGATGAGGGACGAGCAGACTTCCCAGCTGGTCTACAACATCATAGAGAGCTCAGGCGGCATGGAGGCGGTAAAAAGGGAGGCGAAAAAAGGAG CTGCtgggcctcctcctcctccacatgGCAGACAGCCTCCGGTGCCGGGCTCAGGTGGCTCAGCCCCGATGCCTCCACCTCCACGAGGACGTCCCGGGCCCCTCCCTCCTCTTCCTGGCCAATCGCAGCGAGCACCACGGGCAGCTGTCCCCCCGCTGCCCCCGTCGAACCGAGGCTGCCCCCCACCGCTTCCTCCAGTTCACTCCTCACCCTCTCGCGTCCCTTCGCTGCCGTCCTCAAAGCCTTCCGCTGTCCCGCCTCCACCACCCCATCAGCGTCCTGCAGGCTTCCCACCTCCGGCCGCCCCCGCGACACCGAGCAGAGGAGGCCCCGCACCTGCTCCCCCGcctcccccacccccacccgCCCAGCTCTGTGTGGACTCCCACACACCCCGCCCCCCCTTTGACGCCCCTCCACCACCTGCCGCTCCATCCAGTGGTAAAGCAGACAGCAGAGGTGCCCTGCTAGACCAGATTCGAGGGGGGAAGAAGCTCCGAAAT GTGACAGAATGCCAAGATGTAGCTCCGCCCACACCAGCAGAGTCAGGCGAGGGCATCGTTGGCGCACTCATGATGGTCATGCAGAAGCGCAGTAAAGTCATCCATTCCTCTG ATGAAAGTGAAGATGAGGGCGGTGATGATGAAGAAGATGATGACGAATGGGATGACTGA
- the LOC133653732 gene encoding actin nucleation-promoting factor WAS-like isoform X2 produces MCTMSRGSKSKTEKVRSSLLSLQESEALEGLLGRRCATMATAVAQLFMALPHNPSAWSLQHTGVVCFIKDNPLRSYFIRMYDLKAGRQVWEQELYNQIVYSSPQSYFHTFAADDCQVGLNFTLQQEAEAFKNAVVEKIHQRNNRKAPSGPGSSHKATVDVQSPDIQSPRSLLLQSVSSQRSNKAKKDKKNKKKVPKLSKADIGAPSGFKHVSHVGFDLNNVDPDLWNLLSQAGIGEAEMRDEQTSQLVYNIIESSGGMEAVKREAKKGAAGPPPPPHGRQPPVPGSGGSAPMPPPPRGRPGPLPPLPGQSQRAPRAAVPPLPPSNRGCPPPLPPVHSSPSRVPSLPSSKPSAVPPPPPHQRPAGFPPPAAPATPSRGGPAPAPPPPPPPPAQLCVDSHTPRPPFDAPPPPAAPSSGKADSRGALLDQIRGGKKLRNVTECQDVAPPTPAESGEGIVGALMMVMQKRSKVIHSSDESEDEGGDDEEDDDEWDD; encoded by the exons acaATGGCGACTGCAGTGGCCCAGTTGTTCATGGCACTGCCTCACAATCCGTCTGCATGGAGTTTGCAGCACACAGGAGTTGTGTGCTTCATTAAGGACAACCCCCTGCGCTCCTACTTCATTCGCATGTACGACCTGAAG GCTGGCAGGCAGGTGTGGGAGCAGGAACTCTACAACCAAATTGTGTACTCGTCTCCGCAGTCGTACTTTCACACCTTTGCCGCAGAT GACTGTCAAGTTGGACTGAATTTCACGCTCCAGCAGGAAGCAGAAGCCTTTAAAAATGCTGTGGTGGAGAAAATCCACCAAAGAAACAACCGGAAAG CACCCAGTGGTCCTGGTTCCTCTCACAAGGCCACTGTGGACGTCCAAAGTCCTGACATCCAGTCTCCACGTTCCCTCCTACTTCAATCAGTTTCCTCACAGCGGAGCAACAAAGCGAAGAAGGAtaagaaaaacaagaaaaaggttCCTAAGTTGTCCAAAGCAGACATTGGAGCTCCCAGTGGATTTAA GCATGTTAGTCACGTTGGGTTTGACCTCAACAATGTTGACCCCGACTTGTGGAACCTTCTCTCGCAAGCCGGCATCGGGGAAGCTGAGATGAGGGACGAGCAGACTTCCCAGCTGGTCTACAACATCATAGAGAGCTCAGGCGGCATGGAGGCGGTAAAAAGGGAGGCGAAAAAAGGAG CTGCtgggcctcctcctcctccacatgGCAGACAGCCTCCGGTGCCGGGCTCAGGTGGCTCAGCCCCGATGCCTCCACCTCCACGAGGACGTCCCGGGCCCCTCCCTCCTCTTCCTGGCCAATCGCAGCGAGCACCACGGGCAGCTGTCCCCCCGCTGCCCCCGTCGAACCGAGGCTGCCCCCCACCGCTTCCTCCAGTTCACTCCTCACCCTCTCGCGTCCCTTCGCTGCCGTCCTCAAAGCCTTCCGCTGTCCCGCCTCCACCACCCCATCAGCGTCCTGCAGGCTTCCCACCTCCGGCCGCCCCCGCGACACCGAGCAGAGGAGGCCCCGCACCTGCTCCCCCGcctcccccacccccacccgCCCAGCTCTGTGTGGACTCCCACACACCCCGCCCCCCCTTTGACGCCCCTCCACCACCTGCCGCTCCATCCAGTGGTAAAGCAGACAGCAGAGGTGCCCTGCTAGACCAGATTCGAGGGGGGAAGAAGCTCCGAAAT GTGACAGAATGCCAAGATGTAGCTCCGCCCACACCAGCAGAGTCAGGCGAGGGCATCGTTGGCGCACTCATGATGGTCATGCAGAAGCGCAGTAAAGTCATCCATTCCTCTG ATGAAAGTGAAGATGAGGGCGGTGATGATGAAGAAGATGATGACGAATGGGATGACTGA